A window of Oncorhynchus tshawytscha isolate Ot180627B linkage group LG10, Otsh_v2.0, whole genome shotgun sequence contains these coding sequences:
- the LOC112239719 gene encoding polyadenylate-binding protein-interacting protein 2B isoform X2 has translation MSGPEVVKTPGGGAPGKEGKEPVANGHPGEGDQGGDDPFAEYMWMENEDVYNRQVEEELLEQEFLERCFQEMLDEEDQDWFIPARDLPSGVGQIQQQLNGLSVSDGGNAEEMARKSNLNPDAKEFIPGVKY, from the exons ATGAGTGGTCCCGAGGTAGTGAAGACGCCGGGGGGTGGGGCTCCGGGGAAGGAAGGCAAGGAGCCTGTAGCAAATGGGCATCCAGGAGAGGGGGATCAGGGAGGAGACGATCCCTTTGCTGAGTACATGTGGATGGAGAACGAGGATGTTTACAACAGACAG gttGAAGAGGAGTTGTTGGAGCAGGAGTTCTTGGAGCGTTGTTTCCAGGAGATGTTGGATGAGGAGGACCAGGATTGGTTCATCCCAGCCAGGGACCTCCCCTCGGGGGTGGGTCAGATCCAGCAGCAGCTTAATGGCCTGTCAGTCAGCGATGGAGGAAACGCAGAGGAGATGGCG AGGAAGAGCAACTTGAACCCCGATGCGAAGGAGTTCATTCCAGGAGTGAAATACTAG
- the LOC112239719 gene encoding polyadenylate-binding protein-interacting protein 2B isoform X1 has protein sequence MPEPSEMSGPEVVKTPGGGAPGKEGKEPVANGHPGEGDQGGDDPFAEYMWMENEDVYNRQVEEELLEQEFLERCFQEMLDEEDQDWFIPARDLPSGVGQIQQQLNGLSVSDGGNAEEMARKSNLNPDAKEFIPGVKY, from the exons ATGCCAG AGCCGTCGGAGATGAGTGGTCCCGAGGTAGTGAAGACGCCGGGGGGTGGGGCTCCGGGGAAGGAAGGCAAGGAGCCTGTAGCAAATGGGCATCCAGGAGAGGGGGATCAGGGAGGAGACGATCCCTTTGCTGAGTACATGTGGATGGAGAACGAGGATGTTTACAACAGACAG gttGAAGAGGAGTTGTTGGAGCAGGAGTTCTTGGAGCGTTGTTTCCAGGAGATGTTGGATGAGGAGGACCAGGATTGGTTCATCCCAGCCAGGGACCTCCCCTCGGGGGTGGGTCAGATCCAGCAGCAGCTTAATGGCCTGTCAGTCAGCGATGGAGGAAACGCAGAGGAGATGGCG AGGAAGAGCAACTTGAACCCCGATGCGAAGGAGTTCATTCCAGGAGTGAAATACTAG